The proteins below are encoded in one region of Pan paniscus chromosome 4, NHGRI_mPanPan1-v2.0_pri, whole genome shotgun sequence:
- the RPL37 gene encoding large ribosomal subunit protein eL37, which translates to MTKGTSSFGKRRNKTHTLCRRCGSKAYHLQKSTCGKCGYPAKRKRKYNWSAKAKRRNTTGTGRMRHLKIVYRRFRHGFREGTTPKPKRAAVAASSSS; encoded by the exons ATG ACGAAGGGAACGTCATCGTTTGGAAAGCGTCGCAATAAGACGCACACGTTGTGCCGCCGCTGTGGCTCTAAGGCCTACCACCTTCAGAAGTCGACCTGTGGCAAATGTGGCTACCCTGCCAAGCGCAAGAGAAAGT ATAACTGGAGTGCCAAGGCTAAAAGACGAAATACCACCGGAACTGGTCGAATGAGGCACCTAAAAATTGTATACCGCAGATTCAG GCATGGATTCCGTGAAGGAACAACACCTAAACCCAAGAGGGCAGCTGTTGCAGCATCCAGTTCATCTTAA